Genomic DNA from Solanum pennellii chromosome 3, SPENNV200:
GTTTCTAAGCTGGATAAAGCACCTCCAAGAACTGCAGGGGTCTCTCCACAGTTGGATAGTGGTTTTACATCAAGAGTTACAGAAACTTCTGCTGCTAAAGTCCTCGAAGACAATTCACTGAATCTTCAGCCAAGATGGGGAACTCTTTCTGAAACTGAGCAAGTTGAAAAGGATCAGCTGTCTCCTTCCGAGAAATTAGTTAGTGCTTCTCAATCAAAGGTCAAAGAGCTTGGACATGAACCAATGAAGTTTAAGAAACAAGGTGGTGCAGCTGAACAGTTCAAGAAGACTCAAGATAGAGGTTATGAGATCAGGTCTGGAACTAGCAAAACATCACTCTCGAGTAAAGTGGTTTTGGAGGCTGAGGAGGGACTTGACTCATTTTCGACACCCCCTATTGAGCAAGCTCAGAGGGCACGGCAGCCCAAAGCTAACCAGGAAATGAATGATGACTTGAAAATGAAAGCTAATGAGCTAGAGAAGCTTTTTGCTGAACACAAATTACGTGCTCCTGGTGATAAATCTAGTTCTACCAAGAGAAGCAGGCCAGGTGACGTGCAAAGCCGTCCAGCTGCTAGTTCTTCATCCTACAGGAAATCTGTGGTAGATAATAACAATGTTAGGACTTCTGAGTACTTGTTTAATGAACCTGCCTCAAGTTCCAAGGATGTTCTAAATAGGAATTTCTCTGAACTAAGTTTTTCGGAGGGTTCTCGGGGAAAATCATATGAGAGGTATATGCAGAAGAGGGATAGAAAACTCAGGGAAGAATGGAATTCTATGGGGGAAGAGAAGGAAGCCAAACAGAGGGCTATGGAGGATTGCCTTGAGAGGAGTAGAGCTGAGATGAAGGCTAAGTTTGCTGGATCTGCTGATAAAGACGGTATGGTTTCTAGCTCCCATCGGCGTGCTGAGAGACTCAGATCATATAATTCGAGGTCTATTCTAAGGAGAGACCAGGTATAGTTCTTTCTCTATTCTATAATACAAATAGCAACCTTACCTATGCATATATAAGGTAGCTGTTTCTATTACATGCTCTTTTTGTTGGTTTGGTTCTCTTGAGTTACATGTGCTTGACCCTGAAACAAATTTGTTTTGGCAGCAACAATTGGTTTTTGAACAAAGTGATAACGATGAAGATATGCCTGAATTATTAAAGCAGAAAAAATATGGTGAGGACAGGTCTTTTGACGAAACATCCTATGGAGATGATGTTCGTAAAAGCACTCGGGGTAAGAAGCCTTTACCTGTCAAAGGTTTGTCTTCATCCACACCTCGCACCACAGTAGCACCTGTTCCAAGGTCTTCTGGGAAAGCTTCTAATAATACATCAGGTAAGCGGAGAATTCAATCTGAAAATCCTCTGGCACAGTCTGTCCCGAACTTCTCTGACATGAGAAAGGAGAACACCAAACCTTCTTCCGCAGCTGGTAAGACAACTCGTTCACAATCTAGAAATTACGCCCGTAGCAAAAGCACAAGTGAAGAGGTACCCCTTATCAAGGAGGACAAATCACGAAAACCACAATCCTTGAGAAAAAGCTCCGCCAATATTGTGGAGTTTAGGGAGACATCCACTTTCGATTCTGATGGTGTTGTTCTGACACCTCTCAAGTTTGACAAAGACGAGATGGAGCGGAGTATCGATAAATTTCCAAAGAGTTCTGGTTCAAAGACTTCAGTAAAGAAGGGTAAGAATACTGACTTCAGCTCTAGAGGTGGTCTGACTAAGACAAGGGTTTCTGCTGTATCTAAGATTGTGGACGACAATGATGAGTATGATGATATGGTATTTGATCCCGAAGACTCCGAAGGCATGGGCCCCGATGAAGAAGAGGAAGACTATGAGACCATGACGGGTGAAATTCATGAAAACTTTGACAATGGGAAACCAAGATTGAGCCATGATTCAGAGAAGTTGGAAATCTCTGGATCAGAGAATGGTGATGTTCTAAGATCATTTTCTCAAGTGAACTCTGCTTCAGAAGCTGTATTGCCTTCTATGGTCTCTAACAAATTGTTATCTGGTGGACTTGTGCAAGATTCACCCGGAGAAAGTCCCGTCTCATGGAATACACATGCTCATCACCCTTTTTCTTATCCTCATGAGATGTCTGATGTTGATGCATCCGTGGACTCTCCTGTGGGAAGTCCTGCATCCTGGAATTCACATTCTCTAAGTCAAACAGATAGTGATGCAGCTAGAATGAGGAAGAAATGGGGAATGGCTCAGAAACCTATGCTTGTGGCAAATTCTTCTCATAATCAATCACGCAAAGATATGGCCAGAGGATTTAAACGGTTTCTGAAATTTGGGAGGAAAAATCGCGGCACAGATAATTTGGTTGACTGGATTTCTGCTACCACTTCTGAAGGAGATGATGATACAGAAGATGGACGTGACCCTTCTAATCGATCTTCAGATGATTTAAGAAAGTCAAGAATGGGTTTCTCTCAGGAACATCAATCTGATGATAGCTTTTATGAGAATGAGTATTTCAGTGAACAAGGTGAATAATGTGTTTCACTCCCTAAACAAACTATAGTTGTTTCAATATGGCTGATATTTATTGCTGCGCCCTCAAGAACAATTTTTGATATTCAACTCTGTTTCTCGAGTTtgcatttcttattttttaaaatctttttgtacATTAATATCCAAAAGACTTAACTGCTAGCATATGATAGCCGTACAGATCATAGTGCTGTTTTGTCTATCTAGGGAAGATCCAGGGAGGATAACATAATTCTTctacataaaaaagaaagaattggAAATGCTGTTACCTTttccaaaagaagaagaagaagaaagaatagAAATGTTGGGAAGCAGTAGAGACCCACAATTCTAGCTTTTTATCTGTTATTGACGGTAGTTTTGCAAATGGTATTTGTGTAGAGAAAGAAGCATACTGAAGGAATGTAGCAATGATGTTTGAAGCTAAGTTCATACCTTAAACTTAGATAACTGGAAATGAGATTGTTTGGGAAATGTTCAGCTGGCGCTCTTGCTTGTCACTTTACTTCTGATTCCatcttgttttgtttgttgttcTTCAGTCTTTCAACTTCAGTATAGAAGCTTTTTCTAGTCTCTAACCCAATGCTTCTCTTCTGGCAGTTCAAGCCTTGCGCAGTTCAATTCCAGCACCTCCAGCTAACTTCAAATTGCGTGAGGATCAGTTATCAGGGAGCTCAATAAAAGGTGACCAGCTAGTTTAAGAAGTTAGCCTGTCCTATCTTATTGCTTATGTTTtgtgttttatgttttgttgcATGATGCAATGTCATCATGTGAAGAAGTTATCTTGATTGGCCGCAAgtagaaaaattaaagataagAAAGTTTAGTAAGCCTCTTGTATTGACCTATTCGCAAGTTAGCTCAATAAAATCGTAATCATAAAATGTCTTTTCTAGTTTACGCATTAGGTCACAATCACTTTCACACTGTTCACTAGTTCAATAAAAGGTTTCAATTGGTTTATCAATCTAGGTAACACAAAACATCATTAAAGTCTAAAGATGAAACAGACAAAAAAACCGACTTAATAACACAAGAACTCCATAACCTTCTTTTTTATGTGGTCTAAAACCTCAAAAATGGACTGACTGAAGACTAACAACAATGCACTAAATAATAAAGACAAGAAtacattatcaaaaaaaaaaagaaaaaaagaagacaagAATAAACCATATTAAAAGACAAGATAGCTGGTAGTTTACTCCAAACACAACTCCATATTCAGGAACtccaattatataataattatgagTTCAAGAACTCTCCTTTCCTTATGGCTCAAGGGCAGCACCaccttctcttctttcttttttaactttGTCCTACTGCAACTTGATTGCCACCAACTGCTCCAACATGGGTTTATTTGACTGTATTTCTGAGGCAGGGTGCATGATCTTATACCTTAGtatttgatctttttctttctcatcCAATACTTGTACTTCTTTACGAAGATCTTCAAATGCCCCCAAGTACAGTTGATTTGCCCACATCAACATGATCATGTTACAATTCAAGAAATTTGTCTGTTACTTTTTCTTCACTTGTGGAGGCATAGTAAAATGATTTTCCACTTGGTGAAAAAATCATAACATCAACTCCTGCTCCTGTCCGAGTTGAAAACTCATTTGCTTTCTTGAACAaaccttttttcctttttaagaaaGTAACAAGGGGTGCTTCAGACTCAATCAACTTAATTTCAATCTTTTGCCTACCCTTCCCGGTCTTCTTATCCATTGCAAAAAcaaataattgaagaagaaaataagatgTTTTGGCTGAATAAGTTATAAGTCTGAGCAATTTTGAGAGGAATGCTTGTGTAATTTATAGTAGGTGTGCATGTCTATTTTTCACGTGTATTGCCACGTCTATTTAATGTTTTCATATTATGAGTCTATTTGTCACGTGTATTGT
This window encodes:
- the LOC107014503 gene encoding uncharacterized protein LOC107014503; translated protein: MESDSLLDYAVFQLSPKRSRCELFVSRGGNTEKLASGLLKPFVTHLKIAEEQVALAVQSIKLEVERRKKAESWFTKGTLERFVRFVSTPEVLELVNTLDAEMSQLEAARKLYSQGAGNQFNGNGGGGSGVTITADATKKELLRAIDVRLTTVQQDLSTACSRAAAAGFNLETVAELQTFSERFGAPRLNEACNKFLTLKERRPEFISLRKVSGRDDGAVRCSYGSDMSIDEDPTTPDQRPTGSHSAGFEKSSTCQQPQPHESSVEPEEKDSIDENEKEKEEEEVEKSAKLKRRLSVQERISMFENKQKENSGGSGKAAVAKTPELRRLSSDVSVPPVLRRWSGASDMSIDLGGDRKDTESSVCTPSSASDVRGESRLDDHTRNVQDSPRTRPNSNSGIADVDQGRGKTRSSSHISGGEDKNVKNQPDIGGPFSSFNMGKSADFGLTTNTDFKGSQGVKELEKSKGKVSRQIVGLKDQGNLPEQSGAVQTEILYQKEDTESIDHLVSKLDKAPPRTAGVSPQLDSGFTSRVTETSAAKVLEDNSLNLQPRWGTLSETEQVEKDQLSPSEKLVSASQSKVKELGHEPMKFKKQGGAAEQFKKTQDRGYEIRSGTSKTSLSSKVVLEAEEGLDSFSTPPIEQAQRARQPKANQEMNDDLKMKANELEKLFAEHKLRAPGDKSSSTKRSRPGDVQSRPAASSSSYRKSVVDNNNVRTSEYLFNEPASSSKDVLNRNFSELSFSEGSRGKSYERYMQKRDRKLREEWNSMGEEKEAKQRAMEDCLERSRAEMKAKFAGSADKDGMVSSSHRRAERLRSYNSRSILRRDQQQLVFEQSDNDEDMPELLKQKKYGEDRSFDETSYGDDVRKSTRGKKPLPVKGLSSSTPRTTVAPVPRSSGKASNNTSGKRRIQSENPLAQSVPNFSDMRKENTKPSSAAGKTTRSQSRNYARSKSTSEEVPLIKEDKSRKPQSLRKSSANIVEFRETSTFDSDGVVLTPLKFDKDEMERSIDKFPKSSGSKTSVKKGKNTDFSSRGGLTKTRVSAVSKIVDDNDEYDDMVFDPEDSEGMGPDEEEEDYETMTGEIHENFDNGKPRLSHDSEKLEISGSENGDVLRSFSQVNSASEAVLPSMVSNKLLSGGLVQDSPGESPVSWNTHAHHPFSYPHEMSDVDASVDSPVGSPASWNSHSLSQTDSDAARMRKKWGMAQKPMLVANSSHNQSRKDMARGFKRFLKFGRKNRGTDNLVDWISATTSEGDDDTEDGRDPSNRSSDDLRKSRMGFSQEHQSDDSFYENEYFSEQVQALRSSIPAPPANFKLREDQLSGSSIKAPRSFFSLSTFRSKGSDSKPK